From a single Lactococcus allomyrinae genomic region:
- a CDS encoding glycoside hydrolase family 31 protein has product MKNNKIIFEKARFTVLTEQLIRIEYSETGQFEEGQTQIVQNRNFPAVDFDVIEKENSLEILTSSVHLYYTGGEFSKSNLFADVKFNFSVYSNRWYFGEAIEDNLGGTTRTLDKIDGSCRLEDGIMSKNGYAVLTDHSLVLTENGDIAGQSVSGVDLYLFAYGRDYRSALRDYYLLTGPTPALPRFALGNWWSRYYAYSSASYLALMDRFAAEKIPLSVAVIDMDWHRVSDVPAKYGSSWTGYSWNKKLFPEPEKFLSALHRRGVKVTLNDHPADGVRAFEDIYPVVAERMDLDKGLEEAAKFDFDNPEFRAAYFEDVHGLLEQYGTDFWWLDWQQGAISSSGADPLWLLNHYQYADSLKKSGNGMLLSRYAGPGSHRYPIGFSGDTVISWASLDFQPYFTSTATNIGYTWWSHDIGGHMQGSKDAELTLRWIQYGVFSPINRLHSSKSEFTSKEPWHFDTVISSSMKNFLRLRHELIPYLYTANLRTAQEGRALIEPLYYEYPLDDAAYRHPNQYFFGEQLMVAPMTKKMNTELQMSDVEVWLPKGTWYDFFTGQRYDGDVELKVFREITEMPVFARAGSIIPMDKNPLKNEEVPSEIIWRIFPGADGQYVLLEDGQKTTVKVTDGVLSVLTESEKQDDFLSVRKHTIIYAGREVATNLTGNFELDLKIFSAEFDWDFKENLFRRLDIAEIDYVDKDDIFSRLSVLTAFDKRVAFVKSLKNVDLQDNLFELLYSGK; this is encoded by the coding sequence ATGAAGAATAATAAAATTATATTTGAAAAGGCACGATTTACGGTGCTGACGGAGCAATTGATTCGGATTGAGTACAGTGAAACGGGTCAATTTGAAGAAGGACAGACGCAGATTGTGCAAAATAGGAATTTTCCTGCTGTGGACTTTGATGTGATTGAAAAAGAAAATTCGCTTGAGATTTTGACTTCGTCTGTGCATTTGTACTATACAGGTGGTGAATTTTCAAAGTCAAATTTATTTGCGGATGTCAAATTTAATTTTTCAGTTTATTCTAATCGTTGGTATTTTGGTGAAGCGATTGAGGATAACTTGGGAGGAACGACGCGAACGCTTGATAAGATTGATGGTTCATGCCGATTAGAAGATGGCATCATGTCAAAAAATGGTTATGCGGTGCTGACGGATCATAGTTTGGTACTGACAGAAAATGGGGATATTGCGGGTCAATCTGTCAGCGGTGTTGATTTGTATTTGTTTGCTTACGGTCGTGATTATCGTAGCGCTTTGCGAGATTATTATTTGCTGACAGGCCCGACACCTGCTTTACCACGTTTTGCGCTTGGAAATTGGTGGAGTCGTTATTATGCTTATTCGTCAGCGTCATATTTGGCATTGATGGATCGGTTTGCAGCTGAAAAAATTCCTTTATCTGTTGCGGTGATTGACATGGATTGGCATCGGGTCAGTGATGTTCCAGCAAAATATGGTTCGAGTTGGACAGGCTATTCTTGGAATAAAAAGCTATTTCCAGAGCCAGAAAAATTTTTGAGTGCCTTGCATCGACGTGGGGTGAAAGTGACACTAAATGATCATCCGGCTGATGGTGTTCGGGCCTTTGAGGATATCTACCCTGTGGTTGCGGAGCGGATGGATTTAGACAAGGGATTGGAAGAAGCAGCAAAATTTGACTTTGATAATCCAGAGTTTCGTGCCGCCTATTTTGAGGATGTGCATGGGCTTTTAGAGCAATATGGCACAGACTTTTGGTGGTTGGATTGGCAACAGGGTGCTATTTCTAGCTCTGGTGCAGATCCGCTTTGGCTCTTGAATCATTATCAATATGCGGATAGTTTGAAAAAATCGGGAAATGGAATGCTTTTGAGTCGTTATGCGGGCCCAGGCTCTCATCGTTATCCGATTGGATTTTCTGGAGATACAGTAATTTCATGGGCGAGTTTAGATTTTCAACCTTATTTTACAAGTACGGCGACAAATATTGGATATACTTGGTGGAGTCATGATATTGGCGGTCATATGCAAGGTTCAAAAGATGCTGAGTTGACATTGCGGTGGATTCAATATGGGGTGTTTTCGCCGATTAATCGTTTACATTCATCGAAATCAGAGTTTACGAGCAAGGAACCTTGGCATTTTGATACGGTTATTTCATCTTCAATGAAGAACTTTTTGAGGCTTCGTCATGAACTCATTCCGTATCTTTATACTGCAAATCTCAGGACAGCACAGGAAGGTCGGGCATTGATTGAGCCGCTTTATTATGAATATCCGCTTGATGATGCGGCTTATCGGCATCCGAATCAGTATTTTTTTGGTGAACAACTGATGGTCGCGCCAATGACAAAGAAGATGAATACTGAGTTGCAGATGAGCGACGTTGAAGTTTGGCTGCCTAAGGGAACTTGGTACGACTTTTTTACAGGTCAAAGGTATGATGGAGATGTAGAGCTGAAAGTATTCCGAGAAATCACTGAGATGCCAGTTTTTGCAAGGGCAGGCAGCATTATCCCGATGGATAAAAACCCTTTGAAAAATGAAGAAGTACCAAGTGAAATCATCTGGAGAATTTTCCCTGGTGCTGATGGTCAGTATGTTTTGCTTGAAGATGGGCAAAAAACGACGGTCAAAGTCACTGACGGAGTGCTGTCAGTACTGACAGAATCTGAGAAGCAAGATGATTTTCTGTCAGTGCGCAAACACACAATTATCTACGCGGGACGTGAAGTTGCGACAAATCTGACAGGAAATTTTGAATTGGATTTGAAAATTTTCAGTGCTGAATTTGACTGGGACTTCAAAGAAAATTTATTTAGACGTTTGGATATTGCAGAAATTGATTATGTTGATAAGGACGACATTTTTAGTCGTCTGTCAGTACTGACAGCGTTTGATAAGCGAGTTGCTTTTGTCAAAAGTTTAAAAAATGTTGATTTACAAGATAATTTATTTGAGTTACTTTATAGTGGAAAATAA
- a CDS encoding YesL family protein: MGKLLNVNSPVMRIMARVCDLVILNTLFILTALPLITIGASLCALQTNLQRILRHRESGLVRDYFRAFKQNFKQATLLWLGIVLLAFILFADFRLIHRLPIPAEFLLGVAAGILAIFVAVVAIYGFAYLGRYENSMKMMLRNVIILSLQNLFQTIFLLVFNGFVIYFTFSSPEALLTMIYVFTFGGFAAISLASAVMIKQVFDKIEKDKKAS, encoded by the coding sequence ATGGGAAAATTACTCAATGTTAATAGTCCTGTAATGCGGATAATGGCGCGTGTTTGCGACCTTGTGATTTTGAATACGTTATTTATTCTGACGGCTTTGCCACTGATTACGATAGGGGCGAGTTTATGTGCTTTGCAGACTAATTTGCAGAGAATCTTGAGGCATCGCGAGTCAGGGTTGGTGCGAGATTATTTTCGAGCTTTTAAACAGAATTTTAAACAGGCGACTTTACTTTGGCTAGGAATTGTGTTGCTTGCATTTATTTTGTTTGCTGATTTTCGATTGATTCATCGTTTACCGATTCCCGCTGAATTTTTGTTGGGAGTAGCTGCGGGGATTTTAGCTATTTTTGTTGCTGTGGTGGCTATTTATGGATTTGCTTATCTGGGACGGTATGAAAATTCGATGAAAATGATGCTGAGAAATGTCATCATTTTGAGTTTACAAAATTTATTTCAGACCATCTTTTTATTGGTTTTTAATGGATTTGTGATTTATTTCACATTTTCTAGTCCAGAAGCACTTTTGACGATGATTTACGTGTTTACTTTTGGAGGTTTTGCGGCGATAAGTCTTGCTTCTGCGGTAATGATTAAGCAAGTTTTTGATAAAATAGAGAAAGATAAAAAAGCGAGCTGA
- the menE gene encoding o-succinylbenzoate--CoA ligase, with the protein MKWLKEQAEKRPKQAFLNERTFSEIYIQTQRMGNHLSSLVADESRVALLSENSVDMAIVLFALLGLKKEVLLLNTHLTEHELTEQLDELGISRVFTSDNLVRKVAESISFSEIMAGPSSKVELEQNFSDDKIAVIMNTSATTGKFKSVPITWGMISSHVKASQLTIGVQEEDNWLVVLPMFHVSGLSIIMRSLFNGTATTILSKFDENEILQLIDEHKINMMSLVPTMLSRMIDKMSKGHLRMILLGGEFIPQPLISKSQKLGLPVYKTYGMTESFSQSVTFNILEFPEKLSSVGQALPGVQIEIRQKDSTGAGEIWLQSPMLMTAYLGKAPYGEAFETGDIGYLDDDGFLYVLNRRKDMIISGGENIYPKEIEDLVYTLPEIRECAVVPRTDRTWGQVPVLFVAGECSEEKLRYFMANKLAKYKLPHEIHFMDSLPKNASGKILRKDLKV; encoded by the coding sequence ATGAAATGGTTAAAAGAACAAGCCGAAAAACGCCCCAAGCAAGCTTTTTTGAACGAACGGACGTTCAGCGAAATTTATATTCAAACGCAGCGGATGGGCAATCATTTGTCGTCCCTTGTTGCCGACGAGTCCAGAGTAGCGCTCCTTTCTGAGAACTCCGTCGATATGGCGATTGTCCTCTTCGCCTTACTCGGATTGAAAAAGGAAGTGTTGTTATTAAATACTCACCTGACCGAGCATGAGCTGACTGAACAGCTTGATGAATTAGGGATAAGCCGCGTTTTTACCTCTGACAATTTAGTAAGAAAAGTTGCGGAAAGTATCAGTTTTTCAGAAATTATGGCAGGTCCTTCCTCAAAGGTTGAATTGGAACAAAATTTTTCTGACGACAAGATTGCTGTCATCATGAACACGAGTGCGACGACTGGAAAATTCAAATCTGTCCCGATTACTTGGGGGATGATTTCCAGTCATGTCAAGGCTTCACAGCTTACCATCGGTGTGCAAGAAGAGGATAATTGGCTGGTCGTCCTGCCTATGTTTCATGTCAGCGGGCTTTCAATCATCATGCGCTCACTTTTTAATGGAACTGCCACCACAATCTTATCCAAGTTTGATGAAAATGAGATTTTACAGCTTATTGATGAGCATAAGATTAATATGATGTCGCTTGTCCCTACAATGCTCAGTCGCATGATAGATAAAATGTCTAAAGGCCATTTGCGGATGATTTTGCTGGGAGGTGAGTTTATTCCTCAACCTTTGATTTCAAAAAGTCAAAAACTTGGACTACCTGTCTATAAAACTTACGGGATGACAGAGAGTTTTTCACAGTCTGTTACCTTTAATATCTTAGAATTTCCTGAGAAACTCTCATCTGTTGGTCAAGCGCTTCCTGGTGTTCAAATCGAAATCCGCCAAAAAGACTCAACAGGTGCAGGCGAAATTTGGCTGCAATCTCCGATGCTTATGACGGCTTATCTAGGTAAAGCGCCTTATGGTGAGGCTTTTGAGACGGGGGACATTGGTTATTTGGACGATGATGGTTTTCTCTATGTGCTCAATCGCAGAAAAGATATGATTATATCTGGTGGAGAAAATATTTATCCCAAGGAAATCGAAGATTTGGTTTATACGCTACCAGAAATTCGTGAATGTGCAGTCGTTCCAAGGACTGATAGGACTTGGGGACAAGTCCCTGTCCTTTTTGTTGCAGGCGAATGCTCTGAGGAAAAATTACGTTATTTTATGGCAAATAAATTAGCAAAATATAAACTTCCTCATGAAATTCACTTTATGGACAGCTTACCTAAGAATGCCTCAGGAAAAATATTAAGAAAAGATTTGAAAGTATGA
- a CDS encoding LacI family DNA-binding transcriptional regulator, with translation MKKITLKEIAAMADVSVMTVSNVIRGKDARVSLETKNKILALIKAYHYVPNQNASNLRSGKSKLIGVLFYKASGETDFTDPFISSVLTGIKKVANEKGYFTMIHSVHNKKGIEDLQQNWAFAGFVVIGVSSREFAKIDKALSTPVSYIDTYWQENQVLEEKPRNFIGTDEEKISETVADYLKAMGHERVLFYSFDFDEVEPGVIEKRYHAFLKYFKGEITLRSTPNASYQAILESVAPYLMEQSFTAIYATADILAANLNQIFKDISIIGVDNAPFDQFISPKLTTLAINQIEKGEISMLNLIASIEKGSSADFYSDSKLIERDSVQKIPSAD, from the coding sequence ATGAAAAAAATCACACTTAAAGAAATTGCTGCGATGGCCGATGTGTCTGTGATGACAGTTTCCAATGTCATTCGTGGAAAAGACGCACGAGTATCACTGGAAACGAAAAATAAAATATTGGCATTAATCAAAGCCTATCATTATGTTCCCAACCAAAATGCGTCCAATTTGCGCTCTGGGAAATCGAAATTAATTGGTGTTTTATTTTATAAAGCATCAGGAGAAACTGATTTTACAGACCCGTTCATTTCGTCAGTGCTGACAGGAATCAAAAAAGTCGCCAATGAAAAGGGCTACTTTACGATGATTCATTCTGTTCATAATAAAAAGGGCATTGAAGATTTACAGCAAAATTGGGCTTTTGCGGGCTTTGTTGTGATTGGAGTGTCAAGCAGAGAATTTGCAAAAATTGATAAAGCGCTCTCAACTCCAGTCAGCTACATTGACACTTATTGGCAGGAAAATCAAGTTTTAGAAGAGAAACCGCGAAACTTCATTGGGACAGATGAAGAAAAAATTTCGGAGACGGTCGCGGATTATTTGAAAGCAATGGGTCATGAGCGTGTGCTTTTTTATAGCTTTGATTTTGATGAAGTGGAGCCTGGGGTCATCGAGAAACGATATCATGCTTTTTTGAAATATTTCAAAGGAGAAATTACACTGCGCTCTACGCCAAATGCCAGCTATCAAGCGATTTTAGAAAGTGTTGCACCCTATCTTATGGAACAGTCTTTTACGGCAATTTATGCAACAGCAGATATTTTGGCAGCAAATCTAAATCAGATTTTCAAAGATATTTCAATTATTGGTGTGGATAATGCTCCGTTTGACCAATTTATCTCTCCAAAATTGACGACGCTTGCAATTAATCAGATTGAAAAAGGCGAAATTTCGATGTTGAATTTGATTGCTTCTATTGAGAAAGGAAGTTCAGCTGACTTTTACTCGGACAGTAAGCTCATTGAGCGTGATAGTGTGCAAAAAATCCCGTCAGCGGACTGA
- the menC gene encoding o-succinylbenzoate synthase: MKIKQITMYHVQLPMKFNFKTAKGEVKYRDTIILKVEDDMGLVGFGEVVSFTTPFYTSEIFENSWEKLEKDYIPNLLARSISHPFDIHQRFAHALPMAIAGLENALLDLYFKEKNENLIAGLFQETLQEKIPRGAVLGDMPLEQLLKETEQLVQAGVGRIKIKISPKDGFERTKLLVEKFPQIRFAVDANRSFSVADWAEIKKFDTLNLVCIEEAFSVSQLTELTEISSVLTTPLCFDESVQTLSELTEIAKLPGKTMLNIKIGRLGGLYQTMKAIDFCRQQKIGFWIGSMVESGISKILHIQLAALSGNVMAGDLSDSQHYFYEDLIKPEIAFPNGWMTVPTRVGIGVDINENALSHATIRKEIFQ; encoded by the coding sequence ATGAAAATCAAGCAAATTACCATGTATCATGTTCAACTTCCAATGAAGTTTAATTTTAAAACAGCCAAAGGTGAGGTCAAGTATCGTGACACCATTATTTTAAAGGTCGAAGACGATATGGGATTGGTTGGGTTTGGAGAAGTTGTTTCTTTCACCACGCCATTTTATACCTCTGAAATCTTTGAAAATTCTTGGGAAAAATTAGAAAAAGATTATATTCCTAATCTTTTGGCTCGTTCCATTTCTCATCCGTTTGATATTCATCAACGCTTTGCTCATGCTTTGCCTATGGCAATTGCTGGGCTTGAAAACGCACTTTTAGATTTATATTTCAAAGAAAAGAATGAGAATTTAATTGCAGGGCTTTTTCAGGAAACATTACAAGAAAAAATTCCTCGTGGAGCTGTCTTAGGCGATATGCCGCTTGAGCAATTGCTCAAAGAAACTGAGCAACTCGTACAAGCTGGAGTTGGTCGAATCAAGATAAAAATCAGTCCTAAAGATGGATTTGAACGAACAAAATTACTGGTAGAGAAATTTCCTCAAATTCGCTTTGCAGTGGATGCCAACAGAAGTTTTTCAGTGGCTGACTGGGCAGAAATTAAAAAATTCGATACGCTCAATTTGGTTTGTATCGAGGAAGCTTTTTCTGTCAGCCAGCTGACGGAGCTGACAGAGATTTCATCAGTACTGACAACACCGCTTTGTTTTGACGAATCTGTCCAAACGCTGTCAGAACTGACAGAAATTGCAAAATTGCCTGGAAAAACGATGCTTAATATCAAAATCGGTCGTCTTGGTGGGCTTTATCAGACGATGAAAGCGATTGATTTTTGTCGTCAACAGAAAATTGGGTTCTGGATAGGAAGCATGGTGGAGTCTGGAATTTCCAAAATTTTGCACATCCAACTTGCCGCTTTATCTGGAAATGTAATGGCTGGAGACCTTTCTGATTCTCAGCATTATTTTTATGAGGACTTGATTAAGCCTGAAATCGCTTTTCCTAATGGCTGGATGACTGTACCAACTCGCGTAGGGATTGGCGTTGATATCAATGAAAACGCGCTTTCACACGCTACGATAAGAAAGGAAATTTTCCAATGA
- a CDS encoding PaaI family thioesterase yields MNMIEQLNISPVKLLTDKSENFGQPADRFVSQMKLNDFHAQPQGFLNGGATLAFCEITSGMASNQLLTDGFFAVGQTVNANHLQPKKAEGIVNAYGQLLRKGRHTHVWEIRVTDESEQLIAQVTVVNAIVPKK; encoded by the coding sequence ATGAATATGATTGAACAGCTCAATATCAGCCCTGTCAAACTTCTCACTGACAAGTCTGAAAACTTCGGTCAACCTGCTGACCGCTTTGTCAGTCAGATGAAACTTAACGATTTTCATGCGCAACCGCAAGGATTTCTGAACGGTGGTGCAACGCTTGCTTTTTGCGAAATTACGTCGGGCATGGCAAGCAATCAGCTCCTTACTGACGGTTTTTTTGCCGTTGGACAAACGGTCAATGCCAACCATCTGCAACCCAAGAAAGCCGAAGGAATCGTCAATGCCTACGGACAATTGCTCCGCAAAGGTCGACACACTCACGTCTGGGAGATTAGAGTAACAGACGAATCCGAGCAATTGATTGCTCAAGTCACTGTGGTCAACGCCATCGTGCCTAAAAAATAA